ACCATGGCTTTAAGAGGCTTATCTTCAAGCTGATATTACTCAATTGGAGGTACATAATGACTACTATAATCGAAACAATAAAAGATTATTTACAGGTAAATTTAGATAATGAACCAAAAAGCCCTCTTCACGTAGGGGAAGTCATGAGCTGCTGGCTTTACCTCACAATCATGGATGAAGCAAGTGTATATATTCAGACAGGCTTGAATACGACAACAGATGATGATGTGGTCAAAATCCTGAAAGAAAGCTTGAAGCAATGTGATGTTCAAGGACAGAGATTTAAAGACTTTATGAAAAAAGAAGGGATCCATTTGCCTCCAACGAGTGAAGAACGACCGGATTCAGAGCCTAATTCAGTTCCTTTGGGAACTAAACTGACGGATGATGAAATTATGAACGGCTTAAGCATTAAAACTGTGGCTGCCATTGTTCATTGTTCGACAGCAGCCGCTCAGTCTATAAGAAATGATGTAAGTTCGCTGTTTACCCACTGCATGCTGGAGAAAATGAAATTTGGTGCCTCATTAAAGGATTTAATGAGGAAAAGAAGCTGGATTAAGGTTCCTCCTTACTATTATCCGCCAGGGTCTCCTAGGAACTGATATATGAGCATCCCATAAATAAAAGGACTGCGATTTTTTTTATTATTTGATGGTAATTTCGGTTCATCCTGAAAACAATGCCATCACTAAAATGGTGTGTTTAAAGGATTGCACAGGAAAAACCGGAATGAAGGGGTTTTACCTTTCGTCCTTGCATACTCCGGTATTTTCTGCGTTCTGTATCGGTGGAAATTATAACTATACCTGAGCGTTAACAAAGGTCTGAAACATCAAAATGAATAGAAGCATTGAGACAAAGCACCATTGAATTCTCTTTAAGTCATATCAGAATTTGATTTACTGACCTGCAGCGTCAATGAATATTTGGATCAAGTCATATTTCTCGCATTCATTTATGGATTCAAACTTCAAAAAAATCATCCATAAAGGATGACAGAGTATGACTGCTGAGCCATGTGTTAATTCTTTTTCTTCAAATTGCAGCTTTCAGTTTGCTGGTTCTCTTGTTTCTGCCTTTCTGCGTCCTTCTTGAATGCCTCCATTGCTTTATAGAAAAGCAAAGTCACCTCTATCACCTCCATATAAAATGTATCCCCCTGTATCATTAGATAAAACGTTAAATGAAGAATTTATTATATGAAAAAAACATTGACCAATATGGTCATTTTTTGTTATGTTAAAAATGACCACTTTGGTCATTTTGGTGAAAGGAGTGGAATATAATTAATACTACTTTTTACAGCTTGAAAAGCGAAAAACAGGAACGAATCATCAATGCAGCCATGAAGGAATTTGTAAAGAGCGGCTTTGAGAAGGCATCTACAAATGAAATAGTAAAGGATGCACAAATAAGCAAAGGCTCATTGTTCAACTATTTCAGCAATAAAAAGGATTTGTATTTCTTTTTGATTCAGAATGCAATAAACATCATTGAACAAATCTATGTTGAAATAGATATGAATGAAAGGGACATTTTTGAAAGAATCAGCCAGGTAGGGTTCATTAAATTAAACATTCAAAAGAAGTATCCCCTAGTATTTGATTTCTTAAAATCCCTGCTTGAAGAAGATGCTCAGGAAGTAAAATCTGATATAAATCAACTGCTGGCAAACATTCAAAAAGATGGCATGAAAAGAATCTACGAAAACATCGACTGGTCAAAGCTACGGGAGGATATAGAACCTGAACAGGCGATAAATATCCTTAATTGGACAATGACTGGTTTCGCGGAGCTGCAAATCACGAAAATCAAGTCATTTGAGGATATCGGTATCGAGCTGATTAACGAATGGGACAGTTATAAGGAAATTCTAAAGCGCTGTTTTTATAAAAATGGGGAGGAATGACCATGAGCCTTTTAAAAGTAACCAACCTAACAAAAAAATTCGGCAAGTTTACGGCACTGAATGGGGTAAATCTCGAGTTAAATGCAGGTGAGATACTGGGGTTCATCGGCCCAAATGGGGCAGGAAAATCCACCACCATTCGGGTTTTATTGGGGATACTAAAGGCAACAGGCGGAGAAGTAAAGCTTTTTAACAAGGACGCCTGGCAGGATGCTGTCGACATTCATAAGAGGGTGGCATATGTGCCTGGTGACGTGAATCTTTGGCCGAACTTAACAGGGGGAGAGGTCATTGATTTATTTATAAAATTAAATGGCACTGCGAATAAGGCGAAACGTGAGGAGTTAATAGAGAAATTTGATTTGGATCCATCCAAAAAGTGCAGAACCTACTCTAAAGGAAACAGGCAAAAAGT
This window of the Cytobacillus pseudoceanisediminis genome carries:
- a CDS encoding DUF3231 family protein, with the translated sequence MTTIIETIKDYLQVNLDNEPKSPLHVGEVMSCWLYLTIMDEASVYIQTGLNTTTDDDVVKILKESLKQCDVQGQRFKDFMKKEGIHLPPTSEERPDSEPNSVPLGTKLTDDEIMNGLSIKTVAAIVHCSTAAAQSIRNDVSSLFTHCMLEKMKFGASLKDLMRKRSWIKVPPYYYPPGSPRN
- a CDS encoding TetR/AcrR family transcriptional regulator; amino-acid sequence: MKSEKQERIINAAMKEFVKSGFEKASTNEIVKDAQISKGSLFNYFSNKKDLYFFLIQNAINIIEQIYVEIDMNERDIFERISQVGFIKLNIQKKYPLVFDFLKSLLEEDAQEVKSDINQLLANIQKDGMKRIYENIDWSKLREDIEPEQAINILNWTMTGFAELQITKIKSFEDIGIELINEWDSYKEILKRCFYKNGEE